The Naumovozyma dairenensis CBS 421 chromosome 2, complete genome genome segment ATCTGTAGTATCAACACTTTGATCtttagtttcttcttttgtcCCTTCTGTTACCTCGATTGAATTATCAACTTGGCCCTCTTCAGCTATTTTTGGTTGTGATGTCTGCAACATGGGTTCAGAAAAAATGTTTCCTATACTTTCAACAACATTTCCTTCTGAGCTACCATCGGGAACGGGCTCCTTTATCGAAGAAAAAGACTTGTTActtgatttttttccttgCAACCCATCCTCTCCCATCTCATGAACAagattttgttgttttgtatcattttcatcgCCTTGACTATTAATGTTTTCCTCATGGCCATGATTAGAAGTAGCAGTGCCATGATTCTTATTAGGTCTCCGTGGTGGATGTGGAATTTGTGCATGAACAGAAGATAAcatattttccatttctttcaattcagaGTCCGTATTTTGAATAAgattatcaatttcttcagtGACTGAATGTTTCATTGGTCTTCGTTCAGGTAATAATGGTATTTGAGTTTCGACATCAGTAGTATTAATATCGTTGTTTCCTATCGTTTGGATCGTCTGAGCCTTCCTTATGGGACGCCTCGATGGAATACTTGGAGTTGTTTCTTTAACGCTTGCCTGTCCTGTTGCTGGAAGTGATGGCTCAACCTCGTTAAGTTCCTCTTgtgataaagatgattgCATTGGTGACGTCTTCCTTCTTCGAGGTCTTTCTGGGATATGAGGTAAATCTGATTGCGACATTATCCCCTTTTTTTCTTGCTGATAGTTTGGTATGATACTTCCGTTAAAGTATTGTAAATGGATAACAAAAAAGCTAATTAGCAGTAATAGGAAAAACCAATAATCAAAGACTTACGATAGTCGCTGCTCATCAAAACCAACAAACAATCAATCAATCGATAGTTGTTGTTTATGACAGATCTCAGTTCtcttttattgtttttacGAAAAAGGACCCGTGAATTTTGAGCACGTGAAAGAGTGCTCGCATTTCGTGtatcaaaaacaaataaataaatatttatacaTAATCATCGATTTGAATggaattgaattgaatcGAGACATCTAAACcaagaaatcaaagatCAATCCTTATCGAATCAAGCAGAAGTTTCTTTCCAAATAGCCGCTATCATAAGCATCAGGTCTAGTTACTTATCCTATCGTTCTTTTTTGCATGTCTTTATAACCCGCATAATATCGAGAATggatgatgacgatgatgatttcAGCAATTTTGAAGACGATGAGTTAGACTCATTGTACGAaaagaatatcaataaaaatGTTCAAGAAATCACATTCAGAAGATCTGTTGCTGTTCAACGTGACCTCATGAACAATATTCTTCCCGGTGAGAAACCAATTTATGAAGAAATACAAAGGAAAGTTACCTTTGGTCCAACTCATcataaatttaatgaagaatctCTAAGCACGTATCTCTATCCAACCAATTTTGAAGTGAGAGATTATCAATTTGATATCGTTAAAAAATCATTGTTTACAAATATACTTTGTGCAATCCCCACAGGTATGGGTAAAACTTTCATCGCTAGTACTGTCATGTTGAATTACTTCTTATGGACTCAGACCGGTAAGATCATATTTACCGCTCCAACAAGACCATTAGTGGCTCAACAAATTAAGGCATGTCTTGGTATAACTGGTATACCTTCTGATGAAACTGCTATTCTATTAGATAAAAGTAGGAAAAATAGAGAAGAAATTTGGGCAAATAAAAGAGTATTCTTCACCACACCACAAGTAGTGgaaaatgatttgaaaagaggTGTTTTAAATCCAAAGGATATCGTATGTTTGGTCATTGATGAAGCTCATAGAGCAACGGGATCATACGCATACACTAATGTCGTGAAATTCATTGATAGATTTAACAGTTCTTATAGAATATTAGCATTGACAGCTACCCCAGGCTCTGATCTTGATAGCGTTCAAGAAgttgttaataatttagatATTTCTAAGATTGAAATTCGTACAGAGGAAAGTATTGATATTGTTAAATATATGAaacaaagagaaaaagtTAAAATCCAAACAGGTTTAACCacagaaattgaagatgttATAGAACAATTGGGCATCGCAATCCAACCTGTACTTCAACAAGCAGTCGAATTAGGTATTTATGAAGAATGTGAACCATCACgaataaattcattcaagGCAATGCAATTGAgtcaaaaaattattgcAAATCCAACTTTGCCTGAAGGAATTAAGTGgagaaatttttttattctacAATTATTAAACCACGTTGGACAAATGcttaaaagaattaaaatttATGGTCTTCGCACTTTTTACAATTACtttataaataaacataaaGAATTcacaacaaaatataatttaggGAAATCTACAAATAAAATTGCCGCAGGATTTTATTTCCAtccaattttgaaaacattGAGGGAGAATTGTGATAAACATGTGGCAAACCCAAAATTCTTAGGacatgaaaaattacaaaacaTTAGAGATGAActaattgatttttttgaaaatggaGCACCAGATTCAAGAGTTATCATATTTACAGAACTTCGAGAAAGCGCTTTGGAAATCGTTAAATGTGTAGATAGTATGAACGATAAGCGTATAAGACCGCATATTTTTATTGGACAGGCAAGAGGTAAAGAAGGATTTGATGAAGTCACATACTCTCGTAAACATAAACCAAAGGGTAGGAAAAAGGAAGATAAACTGAGGCGACAAGAAGAGGAAAGACGAATCGAGGAACAGagaaaattagaaaaagaacaacaaaaactAGAAAGGAGTGTCTCGAGAACTGGATCCTCGGAGGATGCTCAGATTAATGGGATGAATCAAAAAAGGCAAAAAGAAACTATTAAAGAGTTTAAAGAAGGGATATATAACGTTTTGGTTTGTACATCTATCGGTGAAGAAGGTTTAGATATCGGAGAAGTTGATTTGATCATTTGTTATGATACAACTAGTAGCccaattaaaaatatacaaaggATGGGGAGAACAGGAAGAAAAAGGGATGGTAAAATCATCTTGCTCTTCAGTAGTAATGAAGCTACAAAATTTGAACAAGCCATGGAAAATTATTCTAATTTACAGAAACTAATTACAAAGAACTTCATCGAATATAAGAAGTCGGATCGTATACTTCCGACGAGTATCAATCCAGAATGtgttaaaaaatttatcgAAATCAATGAATCAGATAAAGAAGTGAATAATATGGAAAGTGatgaaattatcaaatatgcTACTCAAAGAATGATGGGGAAGACCcctaaaaagaaaacaactAAATCGAGGAAAGTTTCCAAGGAGCCTAAAAGCAAACAAAAGCAATTTTTTATGCCAGATAACGTCGTGACTGGTATTATTAAAGCTAGTACCTtagtaaataaatataacaCCGATGAAAATGGTAATAAAGTACGACAAGAAATTAAAGCTAAACCTgttgaaaagaagaaacttgCAACTTTGGACTCGATTGAGAATGatccatcatcatcagatCTCGAAGATTTTGATCTGCAGGATTACGGAACATTAAAGCATGACCAGAAGACATTAGTAGATATTCTCGGTACtgtaaaagaagaaactcAGGCCCAGGTTCTTCCTAACGACAACTATTCTGGGTCAATGGAAAATTCTATGGTTCTTCCTGTGAAGCGTGAAAAAAGGGAGAAAGACGTGCCACAAACCATTGGTAAATTAGATTCCCGATCGGGCGATTCAAGAGTTTCCAGCGCTAAGCCCTTAGCTACTGAGGAGGTTCGACTGCCAATTGAAGATATGTCGTATTTCGCGAAGCACTATTCAAAACAGGATTCAATTTCGATTAATTCTATACCAAATCTTAGTGAAGCAAACAAGGCATCGCTAATTCCTCACACAAGTTTTACGCAGGGAATAATAGGATTATTTAGAGATATGAGAGAAAACAAACCAGAGCAAAATATAGAGTTTAACAGAATAAAATGTATAGGCAAAGGATTACAGAATGGCGtattgaaacaaaagaacATATTGGCTCGTGCATTGTGGATAATCACAATATCAGTTACCTTCAAAAATTGCCGATGCAGACAGTGTACCAAAATCCACCGAAACTGAGTAATGAAGACTTACAGGATCTCTTTGATTCTGAATCGGATTTTTAACATTTATATAAACATAGACACTTAACAACATAAACAACAGcataatataaaatattaagatATAAACACTGTTCAAAACAAAGTGCAGCATCGTTCTATCGAAGTTGCTCCAGTCGTAAAATATACATTGGATAATCGACGAAATTATAAACTTGTTGAAGGCAGAGACTAGAACATAAGATTTTGCAATTCTAACGTCCAGGTGCGTCTTTTCGAATAAAATATAAGCCACActataacaataacaatgacATAGAACGAAATAACAAGACAAAGTACTTTAAAATTCAGATTGAATCTTTTAGTGCttttacaattttttcCTATACATCTTTTCGAATAGAAACTTTATCCTTTTCTTAGTTTAACTTGACAATTTTTTGTTAGATATATCATACTTTTTCTTGCGTAAAATGctaattttgatttattttcttttcgaaAAGGTTTGTCtattttctatttcttgCCCATTATGAGTCACAAAAACTTTAGTTTTTTCTTGTATACCAGTATCTTCAATTGTAGAAAAGTTCTTGTCTATTTCAAATACGATATCATTCGAAATCCTAAATGAAAGTTTGACATCATTCACGTGTAACGCCAATcttttgatgataatggttTTCAGATGTCTTATTGTATAATTTGTCATCACTAGTATTGGAAAATGATTACCATGGTAGTGAATTTCAATCTCCAAAAGCAGATTATCCAGCCAAGATTTTTTCTCATGTTCCAATTTCATTTCGATATCGTATTTAGCGTTAAAATATTCCCATCTTCCCAAGTTTTTCTCGAAACGTATTTCATCACTCAATATTTTAGAAACAAAGTACAATTCTGCCTCTTTCCTTTCTTGTAATGAAAAGCTCGAGCCGTTCACGATGTGTAGGTGATCAAATCTCGCCAGAGTTTCGTAAAGTAATTCTGTTTCAGGTTTTGATGAACTTGTAAATAACGGATTTCCGTTGATTCTCAATGAGTTCAGCTGGgctaaatttttatttaattcgTCACATATTGTCCAGTCTACAAATTTGTTATCTGAAATGTCTAAATCTCTCAGCGTTTCAGAATTGATCGAGCTTACCTCGGAAAAGAGATTATGAGAAAGGTTTAGTTCTTCTAATTTCCATTGACCTAAACATTTAGGCATGTTATATAGCTGATTACAAGATAAATTTAATCCTTTGAGACATTTTGGGATTGTAAAGCTCTTATCCGGAAGCGACTCTAGTAAATTATAGCTAATGtctaattgtttcaaattagGAAAAAGTTGTAACAACAGTTGGACGTTATCGGGTGACAAATAACATGACGACATGGACAGATGCTCCAAGGTTGTTATTTTGAAACCGTCCAGACCTTCCCATGATATGAAACGATTACCATTTAGGtttaaagttttcaatttggaTAGGCACTCTAATATTAATACAACATCCTTGAATGACGAAAATGTATTGTAGGAGAGATCTAATGTTTCAACATTATTACATGAgttttttatcaaaatgatATCTGATAGTTTCTCACGAGTTTTACAAATACAACTTCGAGATAAAGAGACATGTCTCAGACTGCTGAAATCTTTATTTCTATAGTTCAGTTGTTCAAAACCTAAAGCCTCGACTTCCTTAGTACCCATGACAAGACCAGATATGTACGAGGAATCTCCATATTTCCCTTGTAAAGCTCCATAAAAAGTGACATTCTTCCTGGCATTAACGAGCAATTTGGGTTCTTTTATAAATGTGGCTGAGTCTGGGATTAGAGTTTTAAAATAGCTCTCTCCATGGACTGTACCAGAATGTTTACCACGGTTTGGGTTGTCCCATTCAATACCATAGGCTTCTTCCGATGGCCATTCTTTGATTTTACCTTTAAAGAGTATTGTAcctaattcattatcaatttgCAGACGATCTCCAACTTCATATGCCATTGGACATAGATGGTTTACCTTTTGTGCTTTCGTCGCATATGCCACAATCCATTCAAGATTTTCTTTAGAACTACGTAGTGGGCTATTTAGCTTTATAAAACTGAAACgaagaaaaatttccaaCTGGCGCCAATAGTCAAAGCACGTCACATATAGTCAGATAATCTGTTCGACAGATTACACTCATTGCTCATGGGTAAATATCTAATCCctatttcaaattattgaagCTACCGTTTTTAAAaagttttatatttttacatttatatttagttattgtttttttgtttacttcTCAATTCCAATTGTAGAATGGCAGTGAAAACTTTCTGgttttaaatataaatttttaaatagcttaaaataaacatttttcttcttccccAAAAAACTTCCCAAACTTCCCCAAACTTTATCACTAGTTAAatctatttattttcaaatcacTGTCTTGTTCACCGACTTTTATAAGTCTATTCAACTGAAAGTACCAACTATAAAATACTGGCATACTGATGGGGCATTTAATAAATGCAACGGATCCTTATCTTCCTATTGGAAACTTActatgaaaagaaaatacatTAATCAGTTACAACAATAGAGAAGCAATGTTACTACCAATACTAAAAATTTCCAACAATTTCACCCCACTATTTACAGGGAATAAATATCATCACCACAGCTAAGATCCATGTTAATTAATTTCTCTTTCAGCACTGAATGCAGAAAGACACACCAGGATTTCATCCCCTGAAAATATCTTCCAGGACACATTAAGTTGACTTTTTATGGCTTCAAGAATTACGCACGATAAAGTTAACATGATGCCAAAATTCGTTGGTTTTGCTTTGAATAGAGAAAACATTAAACTATAGATATAAAATCAAACTACAGATTAACTGGCACTTTCCTTCCAAGACTTccttcaaaatattagGTGGTTAGGCATTACACTAGCCATGAAGGATCAAAAAAAGTTGTGAAAAAAACACTCACGCTGGGGGTCGAACCCAGAATCTTCTGATTAGAAGTCAGACGCGTTGCCATTACGCCACGCAAgcatttattgaaattgttgtATTGAGGGCTCATATGAATGCGGTTTTTAGTGGCGAGATACTAAAGTTAAATACTTAATATAATGACTTGCAGTGGAAGCGACTTGTTGAGTATGCGAGTATCTGATTAGTTCAATTATCGTTATTCTTCTATCCTGTTTAGTATATAACTATAAA includes the following:
- the MPH1 gene encoding 3'-5' DNA helicase (similar to Saccharomyces cerevisiae MPH1 (YIR002C); ancestral locus Anc_7.153), which translates into the protein MDDDDDDFSNFEDDELDSLYEKNINKNVQEITFRRSVAVQRDLMNNILPGEKPIYEEIQRKVTFGPTHHKFNEESLSTYLYPTNFEVRDYQFDIVKKSLFTNILCAIPTGMGKTFIASTVMLNYFLWTQTGKIIFTAPTRPLVAQQIKACLGITGIPSDETAILLDKSRKNREEIWANKRVFFTTPQVVENDLKRGVLNPKDIVCLVIDEAHRATGSYAYTNVVKFIDRFNSSYRILALTATPGSDLDSVQEVVNNLDISKIEIRTEESIDIVKYMKQREKVKIQTGLTTEIEDVIEQLGIAIQPVLQQAVELGIYEECEPSRINSFKAMQLSQKIIANPTLPEGIKWRNFFILQLLNHVGQMLKRIKIYGLRTFYNYFINKHKEFTTKYNLGKSTNKIAAGFYFHPILKTLRENCDKHVANPKFLGHEKLQNIRDELIDFFENGAPDSRVIIFTELRESALEIVKCVDSMNDKRIRPHIFIGQARGKEGFDEVTYSRKHKPKGRKKEDKLRRQEEERRIEEQRKLEKEQQKLERSVSRTGSSEDAQINGMNQKRQKETIKEFKEGIYNVLVCTSIGEEGLDIGEVDLIICYDTTSSPIKNIQRMGRTGRKRDGKIILLFSSNEATKFEQAMENYSNLQKLITKNFIEYKKSDRILPTSINPECVKKFIEINESDKEVNNMESDEIIKYATQRMMGKTPKKKTTKSRKVSKEPKSKQKQFFMPDNVVTGIIKASTLVNKYNTDENGNKVRQEIKAKPVEKKKLATLDSIENDPSSSDLEDFDLQDYGTLKHDQKTLVDILGTVKEETQAQVLPNDNYSGSMENSMVLPVKREKREKDVPQTIGKLDSRSGDSRVSSAKPLATEEVRLPIEDMSYFAKHYSKQDSISINSIPNLSEANKASLIPHTSFTQGIIGLFRDMRENKPEQNIEFNRIKCIGKGLQNGVLKQKNILARALWIITISVTFKNCRCRQCTKIHRN
- the PAC2 gene encoding Pac2p (similar to Saccharomyces cerevisiae PAC2 (YER007W); ancestral locus Anc_7.151) yields the protein MAYEVGDRLQIDNELGTILFKGKIKEWPSEEAYGIEWDNPNRGKHSGTVHGESYFKTLIPDSATFIKEPKLLVNARKNVTFYGALQGKYGDSSYISGLVMGTKEVEALGFEQLNYRNKDFSSLRHVSLSRSCICKTREKLSDIILIKNSCNNVETLDLSYNTFSSFKDVVLILECLSKLKTLNLNGNRFISWEGLDGFKITTLEHLSMSSCYLSPDNVQLLLQLFPNLKQLDISYNLLESLPDKSFTIPKCLKGLNLSCNQLYNMPKCLGQWKLEELNLSHNLFSEVSSINSETLRDLDISDNKFVDWTICDELNKNLAQLNSLRINGNPLFTSSSKPETELLYETLARFDHLHIVNGSSFSLQERKEAELYFVSKILSDEIRFEKNLGRWEYFNAKYDIEMKLEHEKKSWLDNLLLEIEIHYHGNHFPILVMTNYTIRHLKTIIIKRLALHVNDVKLSFRISNDIVFEIDKNFSTIEDTGIQEKTKVFVTHNGQEIENRQTFSKRK